The Marasmius oreades isolate 03SP1 chromosome 9, whole genome shotgun sequence sequence TGAGCTCTTTAGCCTCACGCTTCGCTTCTTGGTTGGCGAGTGCTGATGCAATGGAAATTGACGATAGTCATCGGATTTTCAACTTTGACTGCCTAGTGAGCCATTTCTACCACATCATCATTCGAGTTCTGAATTCTGTAGTTTCTCCAACACACTACAGAATGGGCGATACCAATCGAAAATACAGAAGCCTGCCTTCGCGACCTCCGCAACTGGTGGATGAAAGAACGGGAAGATCCACACGGAATGCGGCCGCATTTCCCTGTAGAGATCAGATTCTCCGCTCCCGATGAGATATGGTTGAGTCCCAGCAACGGACGTCAGACATGTTGGATTGGGATCGTTCATTACAAGTTGAGCCCTGTTtgaaatttttttttcttttttgttctttctGACAAATTCTTGCAGACCTTACGGAATCGACGTTCCCTATAGAAAACTGTTTTCTGGCTTTGAGCACATTTTAACATCGCATCAAGGACGTCCGCACTGGGCTAAAGCTCATCGGCTCCAACCTGAAGACCTTCGTAAGCGTTATTCACGCTTTGACGACTTCGTTCGCGTATTGGAGGAAGTGGATCCCAAAGGAATGTTCCGCAATGACTATATCAAACGCCACATCTTCGGACAACCTACAGACAGTCGAGTGCATCAATTATGACCATGAGCTACTATTCTTATTCCATAGCGTCCTATTTATGAAATAACCATGCTCCCGTTATAGCTAGCTAAGATAGGGTAAACACACATTTAATATTCTTGTCACAACCCAAGCTGTTGTTTGATTGACTCTCTCACGATTCTCTCATATTCTGGTCGATTATCCCGATACATTTTACAGCAATCGATGTTTGCCCCACTTTCCAGGTTTGGTTCTGTGTAGCCAAACCGGATATAAATGGTTGTTGAATCCGAGACGAAAACTTGTTACATACCAGCCAACATCGAGATGACACTGAGTATCACCTTCTCAACGCTCTGAACTGGACTCCATCTCTCTGATGCTTGTTCATACATAGTCGGATCGTCGCCAGGTGTGTGAAGGATCGAGATGCATACGTTGCCATCGGGATAGACTGACGAAAAAAAGCAATCAACGCTTTTCCGCCGGGACAACGATTTCGAGGAGTTCTGTTCCTGCTTACTGTTGGGATGGAATAGAGGAGGATCAAACTTCATCTTGAACGGTGATAATGGGTAATCGGTGGGCTATTTTTTGAGTAAATATTCCGTCAGGTAAAATCGTCAATGAAGATTAAGTTGAATGTAACGTAACAAATGTAAGGATCGCTGAAAACACCCCTCCTTCCTAGCGATTAAGAATGGTTCAGCTCGAATCCACAGTGCAAAACCTCGACTTTTAGCCTCACGAAGGGAGTATCCTTCGGCCCACAAATAAGAGCTTCCCATGTGAAGAAGTCGGATTCAGATATCGGTCCTTTGAAGCAGGAGGTTGAGTTCGTAATGCTGTATGGATGGAAAAACAATTACCAGCAGTGAACATGCCATCAGGAGCTCCTGAGTATCTCAAACACCTCAGCATCAGCCAGACAACGACTGTACAACCGAACCTCCTGCAGTAAGTTGCTTGTACTCCGTCATTAATCGTCGTAGAGCTGTAGCGCTTCCAGATCCTCGAGATGCCATTCTTGAGATGCCAGTAGGGTGT is a genomic window containing:
- the UBC7 gene encoding Ubiquitin-conjugating enzyme E2 7, with translation MASRGSGSATALRRLMTEYKQLTAGGAPDGMFTAGPISESDFFTWEALICGPKDTPFEGGVFSAILTFPTDYPLSPFKMKFDPPLFHPNIYPDGNVCISILHTPGDDPTMYEQASERWSPVQSVEKVILSVISMLAEPNLESGANIDCCKMYRDNRPEYERIVRESIKQQLGL
- the UBC7 gene encoding Ubiquitin-conjugating enzyme E2 7, variant 2; translated protein: MLRCLRYSGAPDGMFTAGPISESDFFTWEALICGPKDTPFEGGVFSAILTFPTDYPLSPFKMKFDPPLFHPNIYPDGNVCISILHTPGDDPTMYEQASERWSPVQSVEKVILSVISMLAEPNLESGANIDCCKMYRDNRPEYERIVRESIKQQLGL